In Drosophila yakuba strain Tai18E2 chromosome X, Prin_Dyak_Tai18E2_2.1, whole genome shotgun sequence, a single genomic region encodes these proteins:
- the LOC26536013 gene encoding uncharacterized protein LOC26536013 — protein sequence MRCRLRKCCCLISLRVGCMISALVLFFFELIAVPLRNATSCCDSFESVLLVVYRVLDMVHFIGALMLFVASFVKVSVLVLIFLITSCLHIALYPGFLVAEVLIWDADLIDISLSICGLLLGIYFWLVAYAFYYKCKEELMTDLPTVIIARKKESVVSAV from the exons atgAGATGCCGCCTGAGAAAATGCTGTTGTCTCATTTCCCTAAGAGTGGGTTGTATGATCAGTGCCCTAGTATTATTTTTCTTCGAACTGATTGCAGTTCCTTTGAGAAATGCCACATCTTGCTGCGATTCCTTTGAAAGTGTGCTGTTAGTGGTATATCGAGTTTTGGATATGGTGCATTTCATTGGCGCTCTAATGCTATTCGTGGCCTCATTTGTG AAAGTATCCGTACTCGTGTTAATTTTTCTCATCACGAGCTGTTTACACATTGCACTGTATCCTGGCTTTCTGGTTGCTGAAGTTTTGATTTGGGATGCAGATCTCATTGACATCAGCTTGTCCATCTGCGGACTGC TTTTAGGTATTTATTTCTGGCTTGTGGCGTACGCCTTTTATTACAAATGCAAGGAGGAGCTTATGACCGATTTGCCCACAGTGATCATTGCGCGCAAAAAAGAATCGGTTGTATCAGCAGTTTAG
- the LOC6525424 gene encoding basic proline-rich protein yields MHLNLNYFIGLLLVLLCSSFAVAYPQGPGCGPPPSGTPPPGPRPSGPPPGGRCGPPPSTTAASTG; encoded by the exons AtgcatctgaatctgaattATTTCATTGGTCTGCTACTAGTGCTGCTTTGCAGCTCCTTTGCG GTGGCCTATCCCCAGGGCCCTGGATGTGGCCCCCCACCAAGTGGCACCCCTCCCCCGGGCCCACGACCATCTGGTCCTCCACCTGGAGGTCGCTGCGGACCACCACCATCGACCACGGCTGCGTCCACTGGTTAA